A window of the Arachis duranensis cultivar V14167 chromosome 5, aradu.V14167.gnm2.J7QH, whole genome shotgun sequence genome harbors these coding sequences:
- the LOC107488803 gene encoding protein trichome birefringence-like 2 isoform X1 encodes MDKNCSSNSFNSMKRLAFSEPFMSQRRKVVSGFSLGLGASLLFLTLLFLNTSLIPPKVQVFLQGSGSAISNSSSSSVYSWSFSIRTKHPFASSSVANNNDASLTVSSPQRDEERIEETRGVNASSQGLNKNTRFANFTVGGENATLNSSEVQQFPLKSNGENVTLVTEIGNFTDNRVVKDVDFAANATVSSSSSSGESNVTSVNNNNNNNNSNNDNVTVVIDDGGSSLQDVKMEGRFSLNDENCDIYDGMWVRDDSKPYYPLGSCPLIDRDFDCHLNGRPDSDYVKWKWQPHKCDIPSLNATNFLERLRGQRLVFVGDSLNRNMWESMVCILRQSVKDKKRVFEISGRHEFKKKGVYAFRFEDYNCSVDFVSSPFIVRESTFKGINGSFETLRLDLMDQTTTVYHDADIIVFNTGHWWTHEKTSKGEDYYQEGNHVYPRLKVLDAFRRALTTWARWVDKNIDANRTQVVFRGYSNTHFRGGQWNSGGQCHKETEPIYNTTHLKKYPSKMRALDNVIIKMKTPVMYMNISRLTDYRKDGHPSIYRMEYKTEAERAAAELHQDCSHWCLPGVPDTWNELLYASLLKSGRGSWKS; translated from the exons ATGGACAAGAACTGCAGCAGCAACAGCTTCAACAGCATGAAGAGGCTTGCGTTCTCCGAACCCTTCATGTCACAGAGGAGAAAAGTAGTTTCTGGTTTCAGTTTAGGCCTTGGAGCTTCTCTCCTTTTTCTCACTCTTCTATTCCTCAACACTTCCCTTATACCTCCCAAAGTTCAAGTCTTTCTTCAAGGATCTGGTTCCGCCATttccaattcttcttcttcttccgtcTATTCTTGGTCATTTTCCATCAGAACCAAACATCCCTTCGCTTCTTCTTCTGTGGCGAATAATAATGATGCTTCTCTCACTGTGAGTTCTCCGCAGAGGGATGAAGAACGAATTGAAGAAACTCGCGGAGTGAATGCTTCAAGTCAGGGTTTGAACAAGAACACACGGTTTGCGAATTTCACCGTCGGTGGTGAGAATGCAACGCTTAATAGTAGTGAAGTGCAACAGTTTCCGCTGAAATCCAACGGTGAGAACGTTACATTGGTCACTGAGATTGGGAACTTCACTGATAATAGGGTTGTCAAAGATGTGGACTTTGCTGCGAATGCaactgtttcttcttcttcttcttctggtgAATCAAACGTGACTtctgttaataataataataacaataataatagtaataatgatAATGTAACTGTGGTTATTGATGATGGTGGTTCTTCTTTACAAGATGTGAAGATGGAGGGTCGTTTTAGTTTAAATGATGAGAATTGTGATATCTATGATGGTATGTGGGTAAGGGATGATTCAAAGCCATATTACCCCTTAGGTTCATGTCCACTCATCGATAGGGATTTTGATTGCCACCTTAATGGAAGGCCTGATAGTGATTATGTGAAATGGAAATGGCAGCCACATAAATGCGACATTCCAAG TTTAAATGCAACTAATTTTCTGGAGAGGCTGCGAGGTCAGAGGCTAGTTTTTGTGGGGGATTCACTGAACAGGAACATGTGGGAGTCGATGGTGTGTATACTGCGTCAAAGTGTCAAGGACAAGAAACGTGTTTTTGAAATTTCTGGAAGACATGAATTTAAGAAGAAAGGTGTTTATGCTTTTAGATTTGAG GATTATAATTGCTCAGTAGATTTTGTTAGTTCACCATTCATTGTTCGAGAGTCAACTTTCAAAGGCATAAATGGATCATTTGAGACATTAAGATTGGATTTGATGGACCAGACAACTACTGTATATCATGATGCTGATATCATTGTCTTCAATACTGGCCACTGGTGGACGCATGAAAAAACATCTAAGGG AGAAGACTACTATCAAGAAGGCAACCATGTATACCCAAGACTCAAGGTTTTGGATGCATTTAGAAGGGCTTTGACGACTTGGGCTAGATGGGTCGACAAAAATATTGATGCCAACCGAACTCAGGTTGTCTTCAGAGGATACTCAAATACCCATTTCAG AGGTGGGCAATGGAACTCCGGAGGGCAGTGCCATAAAGAAACGGAGCCGATATATAACACAACTCACTTAAAGAAATACCCTTCAAAAATGAGGGCTTTAGACAATGtcatcataaaaatgaaaacacCAGTGATGTATATGAACATATCAAGGCTAACAGATTACAGAAAAGATGGTCATCCTTCTATATACAGAATGGAGTACAAGACCGAAGCTGAAAGGGCTGCCGCCGAGCTACACCAAGATTGCAGCCATTGGTGCCTGCCTGGAGTACCGGATACTTGGAACGAATTACTCTATGCTTCTCTCTTGAAATCTGGAAGAGGCAGTTGGAAAAGCTGA
- the LOC107488803 gene encoding protein trichome birefringence-like 2 isoform X2, translating to MDKNCSSNSFNSMKRLAFSEPFMSQRRKVVSGFSLGLGASLLFLTLLFLNTSLIPPKVQVFLQGSGSAISNSSSSSVYSWSFSIRTKHPFASSSVANNNDASLTVSSPQRDEERIEETRGVNASSQGLNKNTRFANFTVGGENATLNSSEVQQFPLKSNGENVTLVTEIGNFTDNRVVKDVDFAANATVSSSSSSGESNVTSVNNNNNNNNSNNDNVTVVIDDGGSSLQDVKMEGRFSLNDENCDIYDGMWVRDDSKPYYPLGSCPLIDRDFDCHLNGRPDSDYVKWKWQPHKCDIPSLNATNFLERLRGQRLVFVGDSLNRNMWESMVCILRQSVKDKKRVFEISGRHEFKKKGVYAFRFEDYNCSVDFVSSPFIVRESTFKGINGSFETLRLDLMDQTTTVYHDADIIVFNTGHWWTHEKTSKGEDYYQEGNHVYPRLKVLDAFRRALTTWARWVDKNIDANRTQVVFRGYSNTHFRMRLCGAMWRYTFEVCL from the exons ATGGACAAGAACTGCAGCAGCAACAGCTTCAACAGCATGAAGAGGCTTGCGTTCTCCGAACCCTTCATGTCACAGAGGAGAAAAGTAGTTTCTGGTTTCAGTTTAGGCCTTGGAGCTTCTCTCCTTTTTCTCACTCTTCTATTCCTCAACACTTCCCTTATACCTCCCAAAGTTCAAGTCTTTCTTCAAGGATCTGGTTCCGCCATttccaattcttcttcttcttccgtcTATTCTTGGTCATTTTCCATCAGAACCAAACATCCCTTCGCTTCTTCTTCTGTGGCGAATAATAATGATGCTTCTCTCACTGTGAGTTCTCCGCAGAGGGATGAAGAACGAATTGAAGAAACTCGCGGAGTGAATGCTTCAAGTCAGGGTTTGAACAAGAACACACGGTTTGCGAATTTCACCGTCGGTGGTGAGAATGCAACGCTTAATAGTAGTGAAGTGCAACAGTTTCCGCTGAAATCCAACGGTGAGAACGTTACATTGGTCACTGAGATTGGGAACTTCACTGATAATAGGGTTGTCAAAGATGTGGACTTTGCTGCGAATGCaactgtttcttcttcttcttcttctggtgAATCAAACGTGACTtctgttaataataataataacaataataatagtaataatgatAATGTAACTGTGGTTATTGATGATGGTGGTTCTTCTTTACAAGATGTGAAGATGGAGGGTCGTTTTAGTTTAAATGATGAGAATTGTGATATCTATGATGGTATGTGGGTAAGGGATGATTCAAAGCCATATTACCCCTTAGGTTCATGTCCACTCATCGATAGGGATTTTGATTGCCACCTTAATGGAAGGCCTGATAGTGATTATGTGAAATGGAAATGGCAGCCACATAAATGCGACATTCCAAG TTTAAATGCAACTAATTTTCTGGAGAGGCTGCGAGGTCAGAGGCTAGTTTTTGTGGGGGATTCACTGAACAGGAACATGTGGGAGTCGATGGTGTGTATACTGCGTCAAAGTGTCAAGGACAAGAAACGTGTTTTTGAAATTTCTGGAAGACATGAATTTAAGAAGAAAGGTGTTTATGCTTTTAGATTTGAG GATTATAATTGCTCAGTAGATTTTGTTAGTTCACCATTCATTGTTCGAGAGTCAACTTTCAAAGGCATAAATGGATCATTTGAGACATTAAGATTGGATTTGATGGACCAGACAACTACTGTATATCATGATGCTGATATCATTGTCTTCAATACTGGCCACTGGTGGACGCATGAAAAAACATCTAAGGG AGAAGACTACTATCAAGAAGGCAACCATGTATACCCAAGACTCAAGGTTTTGGATGCATTTAGAAGGGCTTTGACGACTTGGGCTAGATGGGTCGACAAAAATATTGATGCCAACCGAACTCAGGTTGTCTTCAGAGGATACTCAAATACCCATTTCAG GATGAGATTATGCGGAGCCATGTGGCGGTATACTTTTGAAGTCTGCCTCTGA